In Molothrus ater isolate BHLD 08-10-18 breed brown headed cowbird chromosome 23, BPBGC_Mater_1.1, whole genome shotgun sequence, a single genomic region encodes these proteins:
- the INTS11 gene encoding integrator complex subunit 11 isoform X2: MPEIKVTPLGAGQDVGRSCILVSIAGKNVMLDCGMHMGYNDDRRFPDFSYITQNGRLTDFLDCVIISHFHLDHCGALPYFSEMVGYDGPIYMTHPTKAICPILLEDYRKITVDKKGETNFFTSQMIKDCMKKVVAVHLHQTVQVDEELEIKAYYAGHVLGAAMFQIKVGCESVVYTGDYNMTPDRHLGAAWLDKCRPDLLITESTYATTIRDSKRCRERDFLKKVHETVERGGKVLIPVFALGRAQELCILLETFWERMNLKAPIYFSTGLTEKANHYYKLFITWTNQKIRKTFVQRNMFEFKHIKAFDRAFADNPGPMVVFATPGMLHAGQSLQIFRKWAGNEKNMVIMPGYCVQGTVGHKILSGQRKLEMEGRQILEVKMQVEYMSFSAHADAKGIMQLIRQAEPRNVLLVHGEAKKMEFLKQKIEQEFHVSCFMPANGETTTILTNPCIPVDISLGLLKRETAIGAAPDAKRPRLMHGTLLMKDNSFRLVSPEQALKELGLAEHQLRFTCRVHIQDPRKEHETVLRVYNHLKGVLKDYSVQHLPDGSITVESILIQATAHSEDQGTKVLLVSWTYQVGIPHFSAKSLPPNPASSGFEGIWKMRGSPWCFLSRNDFTAL; the protein is encoded by the exons ATGCCCGAGATCAAAGTCACCCCCTTGG GTGCTGGCCAGGatgtgggcaggagctgcatccTGGTGTCCATCGCTGGCAAGAATGTGATGCTGGACTGTGGGATGCACATGGGCTACAACGATGAT AGGCGCTTCCCTGACTTCTCCTACATCACCCAGAATGGCAGGCTGACTGATTTCCTGGACTGTGTCATCATCAG ccaCTTCCACCTGGACCACTGCGGGGCCCTGCCCTATTTCAGTGAGATGGTTGGCTATGATGGCCCCATCTACATGACCCACCCCACCAAGGCCATCTGCCCCATCCTGCTGGAGGACTACAGGAAGATCACCGTGGACAAGAAAGGGGAAACCAACTTCTTCACATCACAGATGATCAAGGACTGCATGAAGAAGGTGGTGGCCGTGCACCTCCACCAGACAGTGCAG GTGGATGAGGAGCTGGAGATCAAGGCTTACTATGCAGGCCacgtgctgggagctgccatgTTCCAAATCAAGGTTGGCTGTGAGTCCGTGGTGTACACT GGTGACTATAACATGACACCAGACAGACACTTGGG ggcagcctggctggaCAAGTGCCGCCCCGACCTGCTGATCACTGAGTCCACCTACGCCACCACCATCCGCGACTCCAAGCGCTGCCGCGAGAGGGATTTCCTCAAGAAGGTGCACGAGactgtggagagaggagggaag GTTCTCATCCCAGTTTTTGCCCTTGGCCGTGCTCAGGAACTTTGCATTTTACTGGAAACCTTCTG GGAAAGGATGAACCTGAAAGCTCCAATTTATTTCTCCACGGGCCTGACAGAGAAGGCCAACCATTATTACAAACTGTTCATCACCTGGACCAAccagaaaatcaggaaaaccTTTGTGCAGAGGAACATGTTCGAGTTCAAGCACATCAAAGCCTTCGACAGAGCCTTTGCAGACAACCCTGGGCCCATG GTGGTGTTTGCAACCCCTGGGATGCTCCATGCAGGACAATCCCTGCAGATCTTCAGGAAATGGGCAGGGAATGAGAAGAACATG gtgatCATGCCTGGCTACTGTGTCCAGGGAACTGTGGGCCACAAAATCCTCAGTGGGCAGAGGAAGCTGGAGATGGAAGGAAGACAAATT CTGGAGGTGAAGATGCAGGTGGAGTACATGTCCTTCAGTGCCCACGCAGATGCCAAGGGCATCATGCAGCTGATCCGGCAGGCTGAGCCCAGGAACGTGCTGCTGGTGCACGGGGAGGCCAAGAAAATGGAATTCCTGAAGCAGAAAATCGAGCAGGAGTTCC ATGTCAGCTGCTTCATGCCAGCCAATGGAGAGACCACCACCATCCTGACCAacccctgcatccctgtggacATCTCCCTGGGCCTGCTCAAGAGGGAAACAGCCATAG GTGCTGCCCCTGATGCCAAGAGGCCCAGGCTGATGCACGGCACGCTGCTCATGAAGGACAAC AGTTTCAGGCTGGTTTCCCCTGAGCAGGccctgaaggagctggggctggctgagCATCAGCTGCGCTTCACCTGCCGCGTGCACATCCAGGACCCGCGCAAGGAGCACGAGACCGTGCTCAGGGTCTACAACCACCTCAAGGG GGTTCTGAAGGATTACTCAGTGCAGCACCTCCCTGATGGCTCCATCACCGTGGAGTCCATCCTGATCCAGGCCACGGCTCACTCTGAGGACCAGGGAACCAAAGTCCTGCTGGTCTCCTGGACCTACCAGGTGGGAATTCCTCATTTCTCAGCCAAATCCCTCCCTCCCAACCCTGCCTCCTCTGGCTTTGAAGGAATTTGGAAGATGAGGGGCAGTCCCTGGTGTTTTCTGAGCAGAAATGATTTTACAGCTCTGTAA
- the INTS11 gene encoding integrator complex subunit 11 isoform X5: MPEIKVTPLGAGQDVGRSCILVSIAGKNVMLDCGMHMGYNDDRRFPDFSYITQNGRLTDFLDCVIISHFHLDHCGALPYFSEMVGYDGPIYMTHPTKAICPILLEDYRKITVDKKGETNFFTSQMIKDCMKKVVAVHLHQTVQVDEELEIKAYYAGHVLGAAMFQIKVGCESVVYTGDYNMTPDRHLGAAWLDKCRPDLLITESTYATTIRDSKRCRERDFLKKVHETVERGGKVLIPVFALGRAQELCILLETFWERMNLKAPIYFSTGLTEKANHYYKLFITWTNQKIRKTFVQRNMFEFKHIKAFDRAFADNPGPMVVFATPGMLHAGQSLQIFRKWAGNEKNMVIMPGYCVQGTVGHKILSGQRKLEMEGRQILEVKMQVEYMSFSAHADAKGIMQLIRQAEPRNVLLVHGEAKKMEFLKQKIEQEFHVSCFMPANGETTTILTNPCIPVDISLGLLKRETAIGAAPDAKRPRLMHGTLLMKDNSFRLVSPEQALKELGLAEHQLRFTCRVHIQDPRKEHETVLRVYNHLKGVLKDYSVQHLPDGSITVESILIQATAHSEDQGTKVLLVSWTYQDEELGSYLTSLLKKGLPQGTP, translated from the exons ATGCCCGAGATCAAAGTCACCCCCTTGG GTGCTGGCCAGGatgtgggcaggagctgcatccTGGTGTCCATCGCTGGCAAGAATGTGATGCTGGACTGTGGGATGCACATGGGCTACAACGATGAT AGGCGCTTCCCTGACTTCTCCTACATCACCCAGAATGGCAGGCTGACTGATTTCCTGGACTGTGTCATCATCAG ccaCTTCCACCTGGACCACTGCGGGGCCCTGCCCTATTTCAGTGAGATGGTTGGCTATGATGGCCCCATCTACATGACCCACCCCACCAAGGCCATCTGCCCCATCCTGCTGGAGGACTACAGGAAGATCACCGTGGACAAGAAAGGGGAAACCAACTTCTTCACATCACAGATGATCAAGGACTGCATGAAGAAGGTGGTGGCCGTGCACCTCCACCAGACAGTGCAG GTGGATGAGGAGCTGGAGATCAAGGCTTACTATGCAGGCCacgtgctgggagctgccatgTTCCAAATCAAGGTTGGCTGTGAGTCCGTGGTGTACACT GGTGACTATAACATGACACCAGACAGACACTTGGG ggcagcctggctggaCAAGTGCCGCCCCGACCTGCTGATCACTGAGTCCACCTACGCCACCACCATCCGCGACTCCAAGCGCTGCCGCGAGAGGGATTTCCTCAAGAAGGTGCACGAGactgtggagagaggagggaag GTTCTCATCCCAGTTTTTGCCCTTGGCCGTGCTCAGGAACTTTGCATTTTACTGGAAACCTTCTG GGAAAGGATGAACCTGAAAGCTCCAATTTATTTCTCCACGGGCCTGACAGAGAAGGCCAACCATTATTACAAACTGTTCATCACCTGGACCAAccagaaaatcaggaaaaccTTTGTGCAGAGGAACATGTTCGAGTTCAAGCACATCAAAGCCTTCGACAGAGCCTTTGCAGACAACCCTGGGCCCATG GTGGTGTTTGCAACCCCTGGGATGCTCCATGCAGGACAATCCCTGCAGATCTTCAGGAAATGGGCAGGGAATGAGAAGAACATG gtgatCATGCCTGGCTACTGTGTCCAGGGAACTGTGGGCCACAAAATCCTCAGTGGGCAGAGGAAGCTGGAGATGGAAGGAAGACAAATT CTGGAGGTGAAGATGCAGGTGGAGTACATGTCCTTCAGTGCCCACGCAGATGCCAAGGGCATCATGCAGCTGATCCGGCAGGCTGAGCCCAGGAACGTGCTGCTGGTGCACGGGGAGGCCAAGAAAATGGAATTCCTGAAGCAGAAAATCGAGCAGGAGTTCC ATGTCAGCTGCTTCATGCCAGCCAATGGAGAGACCACCACCATCCTGACCAacccctgcatccctgtggacATCTCCCTGGGCCTGCTCAAGAGGGAAACAGCCATAG GTGCTGCCCCTGATGCCAAGAGGCCCAGGCTGATGCACGGCACGCTGCTCATGAAGGACAAC AGTTTCAGGCTGGTTTCCCCTGAGCAGGccctgaaggagctggggctggctgagCATCAGCTGCGCTTCACCTGCCGCGTGCACATCCAGGACCCGCGCAAGGAGCACGAGACCGTGCTCAGGGTCTACAACCACCTCAAGGG GGTTCTGAAGGATTACTCAGTGCAGCACCTCCCTGATGGCTCCATCACCGTGGAGTCCATCCTGATCCAGGCCACGGCTCACTCTGAGGACCAGGGAACCAAAGTCCTGCTGGTCTCCTGGACCTACCAG GACGAGGAGCTGGGCAGTTACCTGACATCCCTGCTGAAgaaggggctgccccagggcaccccctga
- the INTS11 gene encoding integrator complex subunit 11 isoform X3, which yields MFSWCLLMFFWCPGAGQDVGRSCILVSIAGKNVMLDCGMHMGYNDDRRFPDFSYITQNGRLTDFLDCVIISHFHLDHCGALPYFSEMVGYDGPIYMTHPTKAICPILLEDYRKITVDKKGETNFFTSQMIKDCMKKVVAVHLHQTVQVDEELEIKAYYAGHVLGAAMFQIKGDYNMTPDRHLGAAWLDKCRPDLLITESTYATTIRDSKRCRERDFLKKVHETVERGGKVLIPVFALGRAQELCILLETFWERMNLKAPIYFSTGLTEKANHYYKLFITWTNQKIRKTFVQRNMFEFKHIKAFDRAFADNPGPMVVFATPGMLHAGQSLQIFRKWAGNEKNMVIMPGYCVQGTVGHKILSGQRKLEMEGRQILEVKMQVEYMSFSAHADAKGIMQLIRQAEPRNVLLVHGEAKKMEFLKQKIEQEFHVSCFMPANGETTTILTNPCIPVDISLGLLKRETAIGAAPDAKRPRLMHGTLLMKDNSFRLVSPEQALKELGLAEHQLRFTCRVHIQDPRKEHETVLRVYNHLKGVLKDYSVQHLPDGSITVESILIQATAHSEDQGTKVLLVSWTYQVGIPHFSAKSLPPNPASSGFEGIWKMRGSPWCFLSRNDFTAL from the exons ATGTTCTCCTGGTGTTTATTGATGTTTTTCTGGTGTCCAGGTGCTGGCCAGGatgtgggcaggagctgcatccTGGTGTCCATCGCTGGCAAGAATGTGATGCTGGACTGTGGGATGCACATGGGCTACAACGATGAT AGGCGCTTCCCTGACTTCTCCTACATCACCCAGAATGGCAGGCTGACTGATTTCCTGGACTGTGTCATCATCAG ccaCTTCCACCTGGACCACTGCGGGGCCCTGCCCTATTTCAGTGAGATGGTTGGCTATGATGGCCCCATCTACATGACCCACCCCACCAAGGCCATCTGCCCCATCCTGCTGGAGGACTACAGGAAGATCACCGTGGACAAGAAAGGGGAAACCAACTTCTTCACATCACAGATGATCAAGGACTGCATGAAGAAGGTGGTGGCCGTGCACCTCCACCAGACAGTGCAG GTGGATGAGGAGCTGGAGATCAAGGCTTACTATGCAGGCCacgtgctgggagctgccatgTTCCAAATCAAG GGTGACTATAACATGACACCAGACAGACACTTGGG ggcagcctggctggaCAAGTGCCGCCCCGACCTGCTGATCACTGAGTCCACCTACGCCACCACCATCCGCGACTCCAAGCGCTGCCGCGAGAGGGATTTCCTCAAGAAGGTGCACGAGactgtggagagaggagggaag GTTCTCATCCCAGTTTTTGCCCTTGGCCGTGCTCAGGAACTTTGCATTTTACTGGAAACCTTCTG GGAAAGGATGAACCTGAAAGCTCCAATTTATTTCTCCACGGGCCTGACAGAGAAGGCCAACCATTATTACAAACTGTTCATCACCTGGACCAAccagaaaatcaggaaaaccTTTGTGCAGAGGAACATGTTCGAGTTCAAGCACATCAAAGCCTTCGACAGAGCCTTTGCAGACAACCCTGGGCCCATG GTGGTGTTTGCAACCCCTGGGATGCTCCATGCAGGACAATCCCTGCAGATCTTCAGGAAATGGGCAGGGAATGAGAAGAACATG gtgatCATGCCTGGCTACTGTGTCCAGGGAACTGTGGGCCACAAAATCCTCAGTGGGCAGAGGAAGCTGGAGATGGAAGGAAGACAAATT CTGGAGGTGAAGATGCAGGTGGAGTACATGTCCTTCAGTGCCCACGCAGATGCCAAGGGCATCATGCAGCTGATCCGGCAGGCTGAGCCCAGGAACGTGCTGCTGGTGCACGGGGAGGCCAAGAAAATGGAATTCCTGAAGCAGAAAATCGAGCAGGAGTTCC ATGTCAGCTGCTTCATGCCAGCCAATGGAGAGACCACCACCATCCTGACCAacccctgcatccctgtggacATCTCCCTGGGCCTGCTCAAGAGGGAAACAGCCATAG GTGCTGCCCCTGATGCCAAGAGGCCCAGGCTGATGCACGGCACGCTGCTCATGAAGGACAAC AGTTTCAGGCTGGTTTCCCCTGAGCAGGccctgaaggagctggggctggctgagCATCAGCTGCGCTTCACCTGCCGCGTGCACATCCAGGACCCGCGCAAGGAGCACGAGACCGTGCTCAGGGTCTACAACCACCTCAAGGG GGTTCTGAAGGATTACTCAGTGCAGCACCTCCCTGATGGCTCCATCACCGTGGAGTCCATCCTGATCCAGGCCACGGCTCACTCTGAGGACCAGGGAACCAAAGTCCTGCTGGTCTCCTGGACCTACCAGGTGGGAATTCCTCATTTCTCAGCCAAATCCCTCCCTCCCAACCCTGCCTCCTCTGGCTTTGAAGGAATTTGGAAGATGAGGGGCAGTCCCTGGTGTTTTCTGAGCAGAAATGATTTTACAGCTCTGTAA
- the INTS11 gene encoding integrator complex subunit 11 isoform X1, with protein MFSWCLLMFFWCPGAGQDVGRSCILVSIAGKNVMLDCGMHMGYNDDRRFPDFSYITQNGRLTDFLDCVIISHFHLDHCGALPYFSEMVGYDGPIYMTHPTKAICPILLEDYRKITVDKKGETNFFTSQMIKDCMKKVVAVHLHQTVQVDEELEIKAYYAGHVLGAAMFQIKVGCESVVYTGDYNMTPDRHLGAAWLDKCRPDLLITESTYATTIRDSKRCRERDFLKKVHETVERGGKVLIPVFALGRAQELCILLETFWERMNLKAPIYFSTGLTEKANHYYKLFITWTNQKIRKTFVQRNMFEFKHIKAFDRAFADNPGPMVVFATPGMLHAGQSLQIFRKWAGNEKNMVIMPGYCVQGTVGHKILSGQRKLEMEGRQILEVKMQVEYMSFSAHADAKGIMQLIRQAEPRNVLLVHGEAKKMEFLKQKIEQEFHVSCFMPANGETTTILTNPCIPVDISLGLLKRETAIGAAPDAKRPRLMHGTLLMKDNSFRLVSPEQALKELGLAEHQLRFTCRVHIQDPRKEHETVLRVYNHLKGVLKDYSVQHLPDGSITVESILIQATAHSEDQGTKVLLVSWTYQVGIPHFSAKSLPPNPASSGFEGIWKMRGSPWCFLSRNDFTAL; from the exons ATGTTCTCCTGGTGTTTATTGATGTTTTTCTGGTGTCCAGGTGCTGGCCAGGatgtgggcaggagctgcatccTGGTGTCCATCGCTGGCAAGAATGTGATGCTGGACTGTGGGATGCACATGGGCTACAACGATGAT AGGCGCTTCCCTGACTTCTCCTACATCACCCAGAATGGCAGGCTGACTGATTTCCTGGACTGTGTCATCATCAG ccaCTTCCACCTGGACCACTGCGGGGCCCTGCCCTATTTCAGTGAGATGGTTGGCTATGATGGCCCCATCTACATGACCCACCCCACCAAGGCCATCTGCCCCATCCTGCTGGAGGACTACAGGAAGATCACCGTGGACAAGAAAGGGGAAACCAACTTCTTCACATCACAGATGATCAAGGACTGCATGAAGAAGGTGGTGGCCGTGCACCTCCACCAGACAGTGCAG GTGGATGAGGAGCTGGAGATCAAGGCTTACTATGCAGGCCacgtgctgggagctgccatgTTCCAAATCAAGGTTGGCTGTGAGTCCGTGGTGTACACT GGTGACTATAACATGACACCAGACAGACACTTGGG ggcagcctggctggaCAAGTGCCGCCCCGACCTGCTGATCACTGAGTCCACCTACGCCACCACCATCCGCGACTCCAAGCGCTGCCGCGAGAGGGATTTCCTCAAGAAGGTGCACGAGactgtggagagaggagggaag GTTCTCATCCCAGTTTTTGCCCTTGGCCGTGCTCAGGAACTTTGCATTTTACTGGAAACCTTCTG GGAAAGGATGAACCTGAAAGCTCCAATTTATTTCTCCACGGGCCTGACAGAGAAGGCCAACCATTATTACAAACTGTTCATCACCTGGACCAAccagaaaatcaggaaaaccTTTGTGCAGAGGAACATGTTCGAGTTCAAGCACATCAAAGCCTTCGACAGAGCCTTTGCAGACAACCCTGGGCCCATG GTGGTGTTTGCAACCCCTGGGATGCTCCATGCAGGACAATCCCTGCAGATCTTCAGGAAATGGGCAGGGAATGAGAAGAACATG gtgatCATGCCTGGCTACTGTGTCCAGGGAACTGTGGGCCACAAAATCCTCAGTGGGCAGAGGAAGCTGGAGATGGAAGGAAGACAAATT CTGGAGGTGAAGATGCAGGTGGAGTACATGTCCTTCAGTGCCCACGCAGATGCCAAGGGCATCATGCAGCTGATCCGGCAGGCTGAGCCCAGGAACGTGCTGCTGGTGCACGGGGAGGCCAAGAAAATGGAATTCCTGAAGCAGAAAATCGAGCAGGAGTTCC ATGTCAGCTGCTTCATGCCAGCCAATGGAGAGACCACCACCATCCTGACCAacccctgcatccctgtggacATCTCCCTGGGCCTGCTCAAGAGGGAAACAGCCATAG GTGCTGCCCCTGATGCCAAGAGGCCCAGGCTGATGCACGGCACGCTGCTCATGAAGGACAAC AGTTTCAGGCTGGTTTCCCCTGAGCAGGccctgaaggagctggggctggctgagCATCAGCTGCGCTTCACCTGCCGCGTGCACATCCAGGACCCGCGCAAGGAGCACGAGACCGTGCTCAGGGTCTACAACCACCTCAAGGG GGTTCTGAAGGATTACTCAGTGCAGCACCTCCCTGATGGCTCCATCACCGTGGAGTCCATCCTGATCCAGGCCACGGCTCACTCTGAGGACCAGGGAACCAAAGTCCTGCTGGTCTCCTGGACCTACCAGGTGGGAATTCCTCATTTCTCAGCCAAATCCCTCCCTCCCAACCCTGCCTCCTCTGGCTTTGAAGGAATTTGGAAGATGAGGGGCAGTCCCTGGTGTTTTCTGAGCAGAAATGATTTTACAGCTCTGTAA
- the INTS11 gene encoding integrator complex subunit 11 isoform X4 produces MFSWCLLMFFWCPGAGQDVGRSCILVSIAGKNVMLDCGMHMGYNDDRRFPDFSYITQNGRLTDFLDCVIISHFHLDHCGALPYFSEMVGYDGPIYMTHPTKAICPILLEDYRKITVDKKGETNFFTSQMIKDCMKKVVAVHLHQTVQVDEELEIKAYYAGHVLGAAMFQIKVGCESVVYTGDYNMTPDRHLGAAWLDKCRPDLLITESTYATTIRDSKRCRERDFLKKVHETVERGGKVLIPVFALGRAQELCILLETFWERMNLKAPIYFSTGLTEKANHYYKLFITWTNQKIRKTFVQRNMFEFKHIKAFDRAFADNPGPMVVFATPGMLHAGQSLQIFRKWAGNEKNMVIMPGYCVQGTVGHKILSGQRKLEMEGRQILEVKMQVEYMSFSAHADAKGIMQLIRQAEPRNVLLVHGEAKKMEFLKQKIEQEFHVSCFMPANGETTTILTNPCIPVDISLGLLKRETAIGAAPDAKRPRLMHGTLLMKDNSFRLVSPEQALKELGLAEHQLRFTCRVHIQDPRKEHETVLRVYNHLKGVLKDYSVQHLPDGSITVESILIQATAHSEDQGTKVLLVSWTYQDEELGSYLTSLLKKGLPQGTP; encoded by the exons ATGTTCTCCTGGTGTTTATTGATGTTTTTCTGGTGTCCAGGTGCTGGCCAGGatgtgggcaggagctgcatccTGGTGTCCATCGCTGGCAAGAATGTGATGCTGGACTGTGGGATGCACATGGGCTACAACGATGAT AGGCGCTTCCCTGACTTCTCCTACATCACCCAGAATGGCAGGCTGACTGATTTCCTGGACTGTGTCATCATCAG ccaCTTCCACCTGGACCACTGCGGGGCCCTGCCCTATTTCAGTGAGATGGTTGGCTATGATGGCCCCATCTACATGACCCACCCCACCAAGGCCATCTGCCCCATCCTGCTGGAGGACTACAGGAAGATCACCGTGGACAAGAAAGGGGAAACCAACTTCTTCACATCACAGATGATCAAGGACTGCATGAAGAAGGTGGTGGCCGTGCACCTCCACCAGACAGTGCAG GTGGATGAGGAGCTGGAGATCAAGGCTTACTATGCAGGCCacgtgctgggagctgccatgTTCCAAATCAAGGTTGGCTGTGAGTCCGTGGTGTACACT GGTGACTATAACATGACACCAGACAGACACTTGGG ggcagcctggctggaCAAGTGCCGCCCCGACCTGCTGATCACTGAGTCCACCTACGCCACCACCATCCGCGACTCCAAGCGCTGCCGCGAGAGGGATTTCCTCAAGAAGGTGCACGAGactgtggagagaggagggaag GTTCTCATCCCAGTTTTTGCCCTTGGCCGTGCTCAGGAACTTTGCATTTTACTGGAAACCTTCTG GGAAAGGATGAACCTGAAAGCTCCAATTTATTTCTCCACGGGCCTGACAGAGAAGGCCAACCATTATTACAAACTGTTCATCACCTGGACCAAccagaaaatcaggaaaaccTTTGTGCAGAGGAACATGTTCGAGTTCAAGCACATCAAAGCCTTCGACAGAGCCTTTGCAGACAACCCTGGGCCCATG GTGGTGTTTGCAACCCCTGGGATGCTCCATGCAGGACAATCCCTGCAGATCTTCAGGAAATGGGCAGGGAATGAGAAGAACATG gtgatCATGCCTGGCTACTGTGTCCAGGGAACTGTGGGCCACAAAATCCTCAGTGGGCAGAGGAAGCTGGAGATGGAAGGAAGACAAATT CTGGAGGTGAAGATGCAGGTGGAGTACATGTCCTTCAGTGCCCACGCAGATGCCAAGGGCATCATGCAGCTGATCCGGCAGGCTGAGCCCAGGAACGTGCTGCTGGTGCACGGGGAGGCCAAGAAAATGGAATTCCTGAAGCAGAAAATCGAGCAGGAGTTCC ATGTCAGCTGCTTCATGCCAGCCAATGGAGAGACCACCACCATCCTGACCAacccctgcatccctgtggacATCTCCCTGGGCCTGCTCAAGAGGGAAACAGCCATAG GTGCTGCCCCTGATGCCAAGAGGCCCAGGCTGATGCACGGCACGCTGCTCATGAAGGACAAC AGTTTCAGGCTGGTTTCCCCTGAGCAGGccctgaaggagctggggctggctgagCATCAGCTGCGCTTCACCTGCCGCGTGCACATCCAGGACCCGCGCAAGGAGCACGAGACCGTGCTCAGGGTCTACAACCACCTCAAGGG GGTTCTGAAGGATTACTCAGTGCAGCACCTCCCTGATGGCTCCATCACCGTGGAGTCCATCCTGATCCAGGCCACGGCTCACTCTGAGGACCAGGGAACCAAAGTCCTGCTGGTCTCCTGGACCTACCAG GACGAGGAGCTGGGCAGTTACCTGACATCCCTGCTGAAgaaggggctgccccagggcaccccctga